One Bos indicus isolate NIAB-ARS_2022 breed Sahiwal x Tharparkar chromosome 10, NIAB-ARS_B.indTharparkar_mat_pri_1.0, whole genome shotgun sequence DNA window includes the following coding sequences:
- the NREP gene encoding neuronal regeneration-related protein — MVYYPELSVWVCQEPFPDKEMEGRLPKGRLPVPKEVNRKKDGGIGAASLTPLGSNELHSPGTSYLHSF; from the exons GTTTATTACCCAGAGCTTTCTGTCTGGGTCTGTCAAGAACCATTTCCAGACAAGGAAATGGAGGGAAGGCTTCCTAAG ggaagacttcctgtcCCCAAGGAAGTGAACCGCAAGAAGGATGGCGGGATCGGGGCTGCCTCCCTGACTCCACTTGGCAGCAATGAACTCCACTCCCCAGGAACCAGTTACCTCCACTCTTTTTAA